The following proteins are co-located in the Microbacterium sp. Clip185 genome:
- a CDS encoding Cpe/LpqF family protein (Related to clavulanate biosynthesis protein Cpe, which has an isomerase-like N-terminal domain and a beta-lactamase-like C-terminal domain.), producing MPRRLSPRSSLALLAAAALALTACSPATETSDSASPTPSSLSAEIADTAVGAKTAWIIDVLDAEQDTTAAEWEPHLDTTFTAEVSAAEVAELLNTQIRPAAPFTVTAYQGDERSAVATLKGTIGEAFDMTVAINDEDKIVALLLGPASEP from the coding sequence ATGCCTCGCCGGCTGAGCCCTCGCTCGTCCCTTGCCCTTCTCGCTGCGGCGGCGCTCGCTCTGACGGCGTGTTCTCCTGCCACGGAGACGTCGGACTCTGCGTCGCCGACACCCTCGTCGCTGTCCGCGGAGATCGCCGACACAGCCGTGGGCGCGAAGACCGCGTGGATCATCGACGTCCTGGACGCCGAGCAGGACACCACAGCCGCCGAGTGGGAGCCCCACCTCGACACGACCTTCACCGCCGAGGTATCCGCAGCAGAGGTCGCCGAGTTGCTCAATACGCAGATCAGACCCGCAGCGCCGTTCACCGTCACGGCTTACCAGGGCGACGAACGGTCCGCGGTGGCGACTCTCAAGGGCACGATCGGCGAAGCATTCGACATGACCGTCGCGATCAACGACGAGGACAAGATCGTCGCCCTCCTCCTCGGGCCTGCGTCCGAGCCATGA
- a CDS encoding serine hydrolase produces the protein MARGDEELLERRADEAAPLGSVFKLFVLLATAEAVRSSELAWNDTLVLTDADRSLPSGRLQDQPTGTEVSVRDAAQEMIAISDNTATDLLIRRLGRERIEAAFASVGGEGNTPWLTTKDFFTLGWGDSAVFAQWSDADDAGRRRILESLDTAPLSVDAASVTSPAWNSGVDWFATPATVAAAHRALLDTGDETVRAILSKNPGIGADLDRALLPYLGFKGGSAPGVLAASWSGETVEGERVTVVIQLRGDDPAAITGAQRDVFGLGADALRLAAEGPGQR, from the coding sequence ATCGCCCGCGGCGACGAGGAGCTCCTCGAGCGCAGGGCGGACGAAGCTGCCCCGCTCGGCTCCGTCTTCAAGCTCTTCGTGCTTCTCGCCACCGCCGAGGCCGTCCGTTCGTCGGAGCTGGCATGGAACGACACACTCGTGCTGACCGACGCCGACCGGAGCCTGCCGTCGGGGCGCCTGCAGGATCAACCCACGGGCACGGAGGTGTCCGTGCGGGATGCGGCGCAGGAGATGATCGCGATCAGCGACAACACCGCGACCGACCTGCTCATCCGCCGACTCGGACGAGAGCGCATCGAGGCGGCCTTCGCGAGCGTCGGCGGCGAGGGCAACACCCCCTGGCTGACGACGAAGGACTTCTTCACCCTCGGTTGGGGTGACTCAGCCGTCTTCGCCCAGTGGAGTGATGCGGATGACGCGGGGCGCCGACGCATCCTCGAGAGCCTCGACACCGCTCCCCTGTCAGTGGATGCGGCCAGCGTCACCAGTCCGGCCTGGAACAGCGGCGTCGACTGGTTCGCCACTCCCGCGACCGTGGCCGCGGCGCATCGGGCCCTGCTCGACACCGGCGACGAGACCGTGCGCGCCATCCTTTCGAAGAACCCGGGGATCGGCGCAGATCTCGACCGCGCACTCCTGCCCTACCTGGGCTTCAAGGGAGGCTCCGCGCCGGGCGTTCTCGCCGCATCCTGGTCGGGAGAGACGGTGGAGGGCGAACGGGTCACCGTGGTCATCCAGCTCCGAGGAGATGATCCCGCGGCGATCACCGGCGCCCAACGCGACGTGTTCGGCCTGGGTGCGGATGCGTTGCGTCTGGCGGCCGAGGGGCCCGGTCAGCGGTAG
- a CDS encoding DUF7882 family protein produces the protein MGRLWYGREEYFVVEDDLIAHLRVVTMNKLRRGEAFMLTMPTADGTGGRRSLWMSPAVPLSFTYSRRGTVQIRRELIEALMDAANSPDGLDVQDLMTGHTSS, from the coding sequence ATGGGACGACTCTGGTACGGGCGCGAGGAGTACTTCGTGGTCGAGGACGATCTGATCGCGCACCTGCGCGTCGTGACGATGAACAAGCTTCGTCGTGGCGAAGCCTTCATGCTGACCATGCCCACCGCCGACGGCACCGGCGGTCGACGGAGCCTGTGGATGTCTCCGGCGGTGCCGCTGTCGTTCACATACTCTCGACGGGGCACCGTGCAGATCAGGCGGGAGCTGATCGAAGCGCTGATGGATGCGGCCAACAGCCCCGACGGGCTGGACGTACAGGACCTGATGACGGGACACACCTCCTCCTAG
- a CDS encoding SDR family oxidoreductase: MNTTADPREGEGSEGFPWQEQSQPGKTAPMDPQPDHGEQSYRGTGRLTGRRALITGGDSGIGRAVAIAFAREGADVAIGHLPEEADDAAETVRWIEEAGRRGVALAADIRDTDAATQMVEQAHEQLGGLDLLVLNAGYQRDRESIETIPLDDVKRVFDTNLVGLIAGARAAVPLLEEGASIIVTSSVQAFSPSPSLIDYAMTKAAQVAFVKALAEELGPRGIRVNAVAPGPVWTPLIPGTGWDAERIETFGTDTPLGRAGQPAELAGAYVYLASDAARYVSAAVLPVTGGKPL, translated from the coding sequence ATGAACACGACCGCCGACCCGCGCGAGGGTGAAGGATCCGAGGGATTCCCCTGGCAGGAGCAGTCGCAACCCGGGAAGACCGCGCCCATGGATCCGCAGCCGGATCACGGCGAGCAGAGCTACCGCGGGACCGGCCGGCTGACCGGGCGTCGCGCGCTCATCACCGGTGGCGACTCCGGCATCGGGCGGGCAGTGGCGATCGCGTTCGCCCGCGAGGGCGCCGACGTCGCGATCGGCCATCTGCCGGAGGAAGCCGACGACGCCGCCGAGACGGTGCGCTGGATCGAGGAGGCCGGACGGCGCGGCGTCGCCCTCGCCGCGGACATCCGCGACACGGACGCAGCCACGCAGATGGTGGAGCAGGCGCATGAGCAGCTGGGAGGTCTCGACCTCCTGGTGCTCAACGCCGGATACCAACGCGATCGCGAGAGCATCGAGACGATCCCGCTCGACGACGTGAAGCGGGTCTTCGACACCAACCTCGTCGGTCTGATCGCCGGTGCGCGTGCTGCGGTGCCCCTTCTGGAGGAGGGTGCGTCGATCATTGTCACGAGCTCGGTGCAGGCGTTCTCGCCCTCGCCGTCGCTGATCGACTACGCCATGACGAAGGCGGCGCAGGTCGCCTTCGTGAAGGCCCTCGCCGAGGAGCTCGGGCCCCGCGGGATTCGTGTCAACGCGGTCGCGCCAGGACCGGTGTGGACACCTTTGATCCCCGGCACCGGCTGGGACGCGGAGCGTATCGAGACGTTCGGCACGGATACGCCGTTGGGTCGCGCCGGGCAGCCCGCCGAACTCGCTGGAGCCTATGTGTACCTCGCCTCGGATGCGGCGCGCTACGTCAGCGCCGCCGTTCTGCCGGTCACGGGCGGCAAACCGCTCTGA
- a CDS encoding DUF7882 family protein, with protein sequence MGKLYYGADTEAVVIPDRLLSHIKVVAATKLRRNESFTFSWVHAPSEPVGRSTLWLQPSIPMRFVFDSVEPEQLDPATLRTLADQAASSAGMHVDLTKDDFGIQKGATERKLASVA encoded by the coding sequence ATGGGAAAGCTGTACTACGGGGCTGACACGGAGGCCGTCGTCATTCCCGACCGCCTGTTGAGCCACATCAAGGTGGTCGCGGCTACCAAGCTGCGTCGCAACGAGTCATTCACTTTCTCCTGGGTGCACGCGCCGAGTGAGCCCGTGGGTCGCTCGACGCTTTGGCTGCAGCCCTCGATTCCGATGCGGTTCGTCTTCGACTCCGTCGAGCCCGAGCAACTCGACCCGGCGACGCTGCGCACGCTCGCGGACCAGGCCGCATCGAGCGCGGGCATGCACGTCGATTTGACGAAAGACGACTTCGGCATCCAGAAGGGCGCCACCGAGCGCAAGCTCGCTTCGGTCGCCTGA
- a CDS encoding MarR family winged helix-turn-helix transcriptional regulator — translation MSSEAASTSKLSRALNAYSAARNDALVAARKDLRISEVDARALLFVVDNPGVRPSALRDYLGITSAGVTSLVDRLVERGLARRESDAEDRRGNHITATVDLTTEPWSALTEFDRRFERAVEMSLGPRSDELAALLTRLTEESVAQSV, via the coding sequence ATGTCCAGCGAAGCCGCCTCGACCTCGAAACTCTCGCGCGCCCTGAACGCCTACTCGGCTGCCCGGAACGATGCGCTCGTCGCAGCGCGCAAAGACCTGCGCATCAGCGAAGTCGATGCCCGCGCGCTTCTCTTCGTCGTCGACAACCCCGGCGTGCGCCCCTCCGCTCTTCGGGACTATCTGGGCATTACCTCCGCCGGAGTCACGTCCCTGGTCGATCGTCTCGTCGAGCGCGGACTGGCACGTCGCGAGTCGGATGCCGAGGACCGCCGCGGCAACCACATCACCGCGACAGTGGATCTGACCACCGAGCCGTGGTCGGCCCTGACCGAGTTCGACCGTCGCTTCGAACGGGCGGTGGAGATGAGCCTCGGCCCGCGCTCCGACGAGCTCGCCGCGCTCCTCACGCGCCTCACTGAGGAGAGCGTCGCGCAGAGCGTGTGA
- a CDS encoding cold-shock protein codes for MATGTVKWFNSEKGYGFIAPDDGSADLFAHFSAIAGNGFKELREDQKVEFDAEQGPKGMQAANIRAL; via the coding sequence ATGGCCACTGGCACCGTGAAATGGTTCAACTCCGAGAAGGGCTACGGCTTCATCGCTCCCGATGACGGCTCCGCCGATCTCTTCGCACACTTCAGCGCGATCGCTGGCAACGGCTTCAAGGAGCTCCGCGAAGACCAGAAGGTCGAGTTCGACGCCGAGCAGGGCCCCAAGGGCATGCAGGCCGCGAACATCCGCGCGCTCTGA